TGACCGCGTGGTTGGTAAAGGCGTAAACACGCTGATGATTTAAATTACGCTCCGAAATAAAGCGAAACGTGAGGGTTAAAAATAGTGCGACAGCGCCAACCAGCACGCAAACAATGGCGCGCCGTCGTCGGTAACTTTTAATGATCCGTTGAGCCGTCTGCATGCCGCTGCCGCCTGTAAAATCCCTGGCCTGATTTCCATGCCAGAACACTCAAAGTGTAGTGGGGAATTACCGAAGCGACGATAAATCGGTGAAAGATCACTCAACTGCAGTAAAGGTTAAAAAAAACGCCGTTCGGCTGAACGGCGTTGATAAGCAAGAATTAATCACACTGTACTTTGATGGCAAGCCCACCACGCGATGTTTCGCGGTATTTGGCGTTCATATCTTTGCCGGTCTCATACATTGTTTCGATCACTTTATCGAGCGAGACGCGCGGCGCACTGGTACGGCGCATGGCCATGCGCGAGGCGTTAATCGCTTTTACCGAAGCAATGGCGTTACGCTCAATGCACGGTACTTGCACTTGTCCGGCCACCGGGTCGCAGGTCAGACCCAGGTTGTGTTCCATGCCAATTTCCGCCGCCACGCAGACCTGTTCCGGGCTGGCCCCCAGCAGTTCTGCCAGGCCCGCCGCCGCCATCGAACAGGCAACGCCCACTTCGCCCTGGCAGCCAACTTCGGCACCAGAAATGGAGGCGTTCATTTTGTACAATGCGCCGATGGCGCCAGCAGCGAGGAAATAGCGGATATAAATATCCGGGCTGACGGACTCAATAAAGTGGTCGTAATAGGCCAGTACAGCCGGAACGATGCCGCAGGCACCGTTAGTTGGCGCAGTTACCACGCGACCACCGGCGGCGTTTTCTTCGTTAACCGCCAGCGCAAACATATTCACCCAGTCGATAACGTTCATCGGATCGCTGGAGAGCTTATCACTGGAAACCAGCATACGACGCAGTGCGGAAGCGCGGCGCGGAACGCGCAGTGGCCCCGGCAGCACGCCTTCTGTATTCATGCCGCGATCGATACAGGCGCGCATGGTTGACCAGACATTACCGAAATACTCTTCAATCTCTTTTTTCGAGTGCAATGCCAGTTCGTTCTGCATCACCATGCCAGAAAGCGACAAACCGGTTTCTTTGCAATACTCCAGCATCTGGGTCGCGGAATTGAACGGATAAGGGACATTGACCGAGCTGGTGGTCTCTTTACCAAAATGCTCTTCATCGACGATAAACCCCCCGCCGATGGAATAGTAGGTTTTGCTGTAGATAGCGTTTTCGCCATTCAGCGCGGTGATGCGCATGCCGTTTTCATGCAGCGACAGGTTATCGCTGTGAAAACGCATTCCGTCATCTTTCGGGAAATCGACTTCATGACGCCCCTGCGCCAGCAGCAGACGACCGCGGTTTTCCACATCACGGATAAAACCCGGGATTGCATCGATATCGACGGTGGCTGGCTCATTGCCCGCCAGCCCCATAATAATGGCGATATCGGTATGGTGGCCTTTCCCGGTAAGGGAGAGCGAGCCGTACACATCAACCACCACGCGGGTGACGTTATCCAGCAATCCTTTTTCGACCAGGTCATCGACGAACTGCTTACCGGCCTTCATCGGGCCTACAGTGTGGGAAGATGAGGGACCAATCCCCACCTTAAACATGTCGAATAGACTAATCACATTAACGCTCCTGACAGGGTTACCGGCGTTTCCAGTAACGATGTAATAACTGCGCATAGTGTAAGAGGGAAGGCCATCATCAGCTCAACTATTCACATGAATTAAACTAATGGCTAACCCTGATTTTACTAATAGCGCGTACGCTGTCACAAAAGTGCTATGTGTAAAGTATAGTCAAGGTCTGCGCCCAATTTGCAGCGCCAGCGAGCGAATAATTCCCGCCGTCATGCCCCAGACAAAATAATGCTGATACCAGGACAACCACACCCGATGCGCATTGCCGTGGCGGTGGATATCCAGAGGATGATAGCGACCAAGACGCAGTGCTTCGGCGAGCGGCATTTCAAACACCGCGGCCACTTCATCTTCACTGGCGTGATAGGGTAAATCCGGCGGGATAATGCCCACTATCGGCGTAACCTGAAAACCGGTCACGCTATCAACTGGCGGCAAAACGCCAATCACTTCAACGGCCTCGGGCGGAATGGCGACTTCTTCCTGCGCCTCACGCAGCGCCGCAGCGATTAGCGACGCATCCGTGCTGTCAACCGCGCCACCGGGGAACGCCACCTGACCAGCGTGCTTGCGAAGCAGCGGCGAGCGTTGCGTCAGTAATAAGCCGGGCTGCTCACGGCGCACCACCGGCACCAGCACCGCCGCCTGACGTGTATTCGCCACCGCCGGGTTGAGTTGCGGGCGTAAAAGCTGAAAGCGCGATAAAAAATCATCCAGAGTTAAAGCCGGTTGCTCCACGAATCATCTCTCCAGTTGCCGCAGGATACGGTTAACTTTATCAAAAGTTTCCTGATATTCCGCCTCTTCCTGGCTGTCGGCCACAATGCCGCCGCCTGCGGAACAGTAAATTTTCCCCGCACAGGCACTGAGGGTGCGAATTGTGATGCTGGTATCCATGTTCCCGCAGAAACTGAGATAGCCAATCGAGCCGCACCAGGCGTTACGCCGCTGCGGTTCAAGTTCATCGATAATTTCCATCGCCCGCACTTTCGGTGCGCCGGTGATCGAGCCGCCCGGAAACGCGGCGCGCAGCAGATCGCTGGCATGGCGCCCGGCGGGCAATTTTGCCGTTACGGTGCTGACCAGATGGTGGACGGCAGGAAAAGGTTCAACCACGAAAAGTTCCGGCACGCGCACCGAACCCGGTGTCGCCACGCGACCGATATCGTTACGCATCAAATCAACAATCATCAGGTTTTCGGCCTGGTCTTTCGCAGAGGTGGCGAGTTTCTGTGCTTGCTGCGCATCTGCCTGCGGGTCGGCAAGTCTTGGCAATGTGCCTTTAATCGGGCGCGTTTCGATATTGTCGCGTTCAAGGCGAATAAAACGCTCCGGCGACAGGCTCAGGATCGCGCCGTGTTCAAGGCGCAAAAAAGCGCTGAACGGCGCGCGGTTTTCACGGTTAAGTTGGGTAAACGCCAGCCACTCATCCCCGCAATAATTCGCTGCAAAACGTTGCGCCAGATTGACCTGGTAGCAGTCGCCGCTGTGTAACCACGCCTGAACCTGACGGAATTTTTCGCCATATTCGCGACGCGTCATATTGGCCTGCCAGGCGGATGTCAGCCGAAACGCCTGGCGCTGCGGTTCACGTTGCGCCTGTAACCATGCCAGCCTTGTGTTAACATCGCGATGGCTGAGCAACGTCACACGTTGCAACTGATGGTCGACAACCAGCGCCCAGTCATAAATCCCGACTGCCATATCCGCAATGCTAATGTCCTGTTCGGCAATCGCGGGCAGTTCTTCGAAGCGGCGGCCTAAATCATAGCCAAACAGCCCCAGCGCACCGCCCTGAAACGGCAGATCGGCATGAGGTTCACATCGAAAGGGGTAGGCATCCAGACGCTGTTGTAGCAGGTGTAGCGGATCTTCCAACGATATCTCGCTACCATTAAGGGTCGTTGCCTCGCCGCGCGTCGTCAGCGTCTCCAGCGGATCGGCCACCACAATATCAAAACGATTGTGCGGATGTTTAGCATGGCCAGAATGCAACAGCATAGCCCAGGGCTGGTGGCTAAGTGGGGCAAAGTAGTGTTCGGCGGCGTCCTGGCGCCACGGCAGCGAAATAACGGCGGGGGATAACGTCTTCATTGATCCTGACTCATGTGCGTCTGCGCTGGTGAAGCGCGCCGACGCATGGAATAATTAGCGCCAACAATTTAGCAGGAGTTGACAATGTTTGCAGGTTTACCTTCCCTCAGCCACGAGCAACAGCAAAAAGCGGTAGAGCGTATTCAGGAATTAATGTCCGGTGGCATGAGCAGCGGGCAGGCGATTGCGCAGGTTGCTGAAGAGTTACGCGCCAGCCATACCGGCGAACGGATTGTGGCGCGCTTTGAAGATGACGATGACGAGTAATTAGACTGCGGCGATGATTTTGATTTCCACTTTATAACGCGGGTTCATCAGTTTTGCCTGCACGGTGCAGCGCACCGGTGCATGGCCCGCCACAACCCAGGCATCCCACGCTTTATTCATGGCGGCGAAGTCGCCGTCATCGGCCAGAAAAATGGTGGCATCAAGAATCTGCGTTTTATCGCTGCCTTGCTTGTGCAGAACCGCATCTATTTGCGCCAGCGTATTGGCCGTCTGTTCAAACGCATCGGCATCGAGGTTTTCCGGCACGCCAGTGTAGTAAAGCGTCTGGTTGTGAATAACCACATCAGACCAGCGGGTTTCCGCATCAATACGCTTAATTGTCATTATCTGTTCCTTCTTATTTGCCATGAATTCGCGGGCAAGAGTGCCATAAAAACCTGGCTGGCGTAAATCCGCTCGCCCTGACATAATCACTGGCGATTTAACCTGGGGGTAGTGTGACGGACGATTTTGCAACAGACGGCCAGTTAGCCAAAGCCATTGCGGGATTCAAACCGCGTGAACCGCAGCGCCAGATGGCGCAAGCCGTCACACAGGCGATTGAGAATACGCAGCCGCTGGTGGTGGAAGCGGGCACCGGTACTGGTAAAACCTACGCCTACCTTGCCCCTGCGCTGCGCGCCGGGAAAAAAGTGATTATCTCCACCGGTTCGAAAGCCTTGCAGGATCAGCTTTACAGCCGCGATTTACCTACCGTCGCCAAAGCGCTTGAGTTCACCGGACGCACGGCGTTGCTGAAAGGGCGCTCCAACTACCTCTGTATTGAACGTCTCGAACAGCAAGCGCTGGCAGGCGGCGATCTTCCTGTACAAACCCTCAGCGATGTAATTTTGCTACGCTCCTGGTCGAATCAAACCACCGATGGTGACATCAGTACCTGCGTCAGTGTGGCGGAAGATTCTCAGGCGTGGCCGCTGGTGACCAGCACCAACGACAACTGTCTGGGCAGCGACTGCCCGATGTACAAAGACTGTTTCGTGGTCAAAGCGCGCAAAAAAGCGATGGATGCCGATGTGGTGGTGGTCAACCACCATCTGTTTCTTGCCGATATGGTGGTGAAAGAGAGTGGTTTCGGTGAGCTGATCCCGGAAGCCGAAGTGATGATCTTTGACGAAGCGCACCAGCTTCCTGATATCGCCAGCCAGTATTTTGGTCAGTCACTCTCCAGCCGCCAGCTTCTCGATCTCGCAAAAGATTTCACCATCGCCTATCGCACCGAACTGAAAGATACCGCACAGTTACAGAAGTGCGCCGACCGTCTGGCGCAAAGCACACAAGATTTTCGCCTGCAGTTAGGTGAGCCGGGTTATCGCGGTAACCTGCGCGAGCTGCTGGCGGATGCGCATATTCAACGTGCGCTGTTGCTGCTCGATGATGCGCTGGAACTCTGTTACGACGTGGCGAAGCTGTCGCTGGGCCGCTCTGCACTGCTGGATGCCGCGTTCGAACGCGCGACGACATATCGTGCGAGGCTGAAACGACTCAAAGAGATCAACCAGCCAGGTTACAGCTACTGGTATGAATGCACGTCACGTAACTTCACGCTGGCGTTAACGCCGCTGACCGTAGCGGATAAGTTTACCGAGGTGATGGCGCAGAAAAAGGGTAGCTGGATTTTCACTTCTGCAACGCTTTCGGTGAATGACGATCTGCACCATTTTACCGCGCGGCTTGGCATTGAAGGGGCGCAATCGCTGTTGCTGCCAAGCCCCTTTGACTATGAACGCCAGGCCTTGCTGTGTGTACCGCGCAATCTTCCGCAGACCAATCAGCCAGGCGCTGCACGTCAGCTGGCGGCGATGCTCAGGCCGATGATCGAAGCCAACAATGGCCGCTGTTTTATGCTGTGTACTTCGCACGCCATGATGCGCGATCTCGCCGAGCAATTTCGCGCCACCATGACCCTGCCCGTATTGCTGCAGGGAGAAACCAGCAAAGGGCAACTGTTGCAGCAATTTGTGAATGCCGGTAATGCGTTACTGGTGGCAACCAGCAGCTTCTGGGAAGGGGTAGACGTGCGTGGCGATACGTTATCGCTGGTCATTATTGATAAGCTGCCGTTTACATCCCCGGAAGATCCGTTGTTAAAAGCGCGGATGGAAGATTGCCGCCTGCGCGGGGGCGATCCCTTTGATGAAGTTCAATTGCCGGATGCGGTTATTACCCTGAAACAGGGCGTCGGGCGCTTGATACGTGATATTGACGATCGCGGCGTGCTGGTCATTTGCGATAATCGTCTGGTGATGCGTCCGTACGGCGCGGTGTTTCTTGCCAGCCTGCCGCCTGCGCCGCGAACCCGTGATATTCGCCGCGCGGTTGAATTCCTTGCCTCGCCCCCGGCGGAGTAATTTTCTGCGGACTGTGGTAAGATGCGCGCCATTTTGTTTTTCATGGACCGCTATACCCATGCGCATTCTGGCTATTGATACTGCCACAGAAGCTTGTTCTGTCGCCTTATGGAACGATGGAACGACCTTCGCACACTTCGAACTTTGCCCACGTGAACACACGCAACGCATTCTGCCGCTGGTCAGGGATGTGCTTGGCGATGCTGAACTTAAACTGACGCAGCTGGACGCACTGGCTTTTGGTCGTGGCCCGGGAAGTTTTACCGGCGTGCGCATTGGCATTGGCATTGCGCAGGGGCTGGCGCTCGGCGCTGAACTGCCGATGATTGGCGTGTCAACGCTGGCGACGATGGCGCAAGGCGCGTGGCGCAAAACGGGCGCGACCCGCGTACTGGCAGCGATTGACGCACGAATGGGCGAAGTCTATTGGGCAGAGTATCAGCGCGATGAAAATGGCGTCTGGCACGGCGAAGAGACGGAAGCAGTAGTAAAACCGCAAGCCGTAACCGAACGTCTGCAACACCTGGATGGCGAGTGGGCGATGGTCGGTACTGGCTGGCCCGCATGGCCTGAGATGAGCAACAACAGTAGGGCAACCCTGCGCGACGGCGAGATTTTATTGCCCGCCGCGGAAGATATGCTGCCCATCGCTCGACAACTACTGGCTGCGCAGAAAACCGTCGCTGTTGAACATGCCGAGCCGGTTTATTTGCGTAACGAAGTGGCATGGAAGAAACTTCCTGGCCGGGAATGAATCTCAGTAGTATCCACTGGGGTAAGGAGTCGCATCATGGCGGGTCAAAAAAAGGTTGTGCGCGGATTGCTGGCTGGGCTGGCGATCGCGGTATTAAGCGGTTGTGTTTCTGTGCCTGACGCGATTAAAGGAACCAGTCCCACGCCGCAGGATGATTTAGTGCGGGTGATGAGTGCGCCGTCGCTGTATGTCGGCCAGGAAGCCCGTTTCGGCGGTAAAGTCGTTGATATCCAGAATCAGCAGGGGAAAACCCGGCTTGAGATTGCTGCCGTACCGCTCGACAGCGGTGCGCGTCCGATTTTAGGCGAACCCTCCGTCGGGCGTATCTTTGCCGACGTGAACGGTTTTCTCGATCCTGTCGATTTCCGCAATCAACTGGTGACCGTGGTTGGCCCGATAACCGGCACGGCCGACGGCAAAATTGGCAATGCACCGTATAAATTTATGGTCATGCAGGCGGAAGGTTACAAACGCTGGCGGTTAACCCAGCAGGTGATGTTGCCGCCGCAGCCTATCGACCCGTGGTACTGGGGGCCGGGGCCGCACCCACGCGCGTGGCACGGTGGGTACGGCGGATGGGGCTGGTTCCCACCCGAACCTGCGCGAGTCGAGACGGTCGTAACAGAGTAATTTCTTGTTTTATCAGGAAAACGAAACAGCGGCTAAGCCGCTGTTTTTTATATTGGGCTTTGTATAAGAAAAATAATTAGTGACGCGCTTCGCAACCTTCAATCCGCTTAATTAATAAACTGGTACGCTGAGTTAATATTATGTTAACGACTTGTTTATTAACTGGGGTTGTGATGACCAAGAATACTCATTTTAGAGGTGATGCATTGAAGAAGGTTTGGCTAAACCGGTATCCCGCCGATGTTCCGGCGGAGATCAATCCTGACCGTTATCAATCCCTGGTTGAATTATTTGAACACTCCACGGCGCGTTATGCCGATCAGCCTGCGTTTATCAACATGGGCGAGGTAATGACGTTCCGTAAACTTGAAGAGCGCAGCCGGGCGTTTGCGGCTTACTTACAGCAGGGGCTGGGGCTGCAAAAAGGCGATCGCGTTGCGCTGATGATGCCGAACCTGTTGCAATACCCGGTGGCGCTGTTTGGTATCTTGCGCGCCGGGATGATCGTGGTGAACGTCAACCCGCTTTATACGCCGCGTGAACTGGAACACCAGCTTAATGACAGCGGGGCTGCCGCAATTGTTATTGTGTCGAATTTCGCCCATACGCTGGAAAAGATCGTTGATAAAACGCAGGTGCGGCATGTCATTTTAACGCGCATGGGCGACCAGCTTTCCCCGGCGAAAGGGACGCTGGTGAACTTCGTTGTGAAATACGTAAAACGGCTGGTGCCTAAGTATCATCTGCCGGATGCGATCTCCTTTCGCCGGGCGCTGCAAACCGGCTATCGCATGCAGTACATCAAACCGGAAGTGGTCGCCGACGATCTCGCCTTCCTGCAATACACCGGTGGCACAACTGGCGTTGCAAAAGGGGCCATGCTGACGCACCGGAATATGCTGGCAAACCTTGAACAGGTGAACGCGACTTACGGGCCGCTACTGCATCGCGGGAAAGAGCTGGTGGTGACCGCGTTGCCGCTGTACCACATTTTCGCCCTGACCATGAACTGCCTGCTGTTTATTGAGCTCGGCGGGCAAAACTTGTTGATCACCAACCCGCGCGATATTCCGGGGCTGGTGAAAGAGCTTGGTAAATATCCGTTTACGGCCATGACCGGCGTGAACACGCTGTTCAACGCGTTGCTGAATAATGAAGATTTCCGCAAACTTGACTTCTCCTCGCTGCACCTTTCCGCAGGCGGCGGGATGCCTGTTCAGCAGGCGGTTGCCGAAAGGTGGGTGAAATTAACCGGGCAGTATCTGCTGGAAGGTTACGGTCTGACCGAATGTGCGCCGCTGGTCAGTGTGAATCCGCACGATATTGACTACCACAGCGGCAGCATCGGCCTGCCGGTTCCCTCAACGGAAGCCAAACTGGTCGATGACGACAACAATGAAGTCTCGCCGGGCGAACCGGGCGAGTTGTGCGTGAAAGGGCCGCAGGTTATGCTGGGATACTGGCAGCGCCCGGACGCCACGGATGAGATCCTGCGCGACGGCTGGCTGCATACTGGCGATATTGCGGTAATGGATGACGAAGGCTTCCTGCGCATCGTCGATCGCAAAAAAGATATGATTCTGGTTTCCGGCTTTAATGTCTATCCGAATGAAATCGAAGATGTGGTGATGCAACATGCCGGCGTGCAGGAAGTGGCGGCTGTTGGCGTACCGTCAGAAAACAGCGGCGAAGCGGTGAAGATTTTCGTGGTGAAAAAGGACGCCTCGCTGAGCGAAGAGGCGCTGATCGCTTTCTGTCGCCGTCAACTGACCGGATATAAAGTGCCGAAGCTGGTTGAATTTCGCAATGAACTGCCAAAATCGAACGTTGGCAAGATTTTAAGGCGAGAATTGCGTGACGAAGCGCGTGGCAAAGTGGACAATAACGCCTGAGCTATGCGTGAGTCCCCCCTAACGCCGGTTAAGCCGGCGTTTTTTATGGGCGCAACTAAAGAGAAGATGACGTGAATTACCAGATGATAACGACGAACGATGCGCTGGCAGCGTTATGTGAAGCTGCCCGTGCATTTCCAGCGATTGCCCTGGACACCGAATTTGTCCGCACCCGCACCTATTATCCGCAACTGGGGTTGATCCAGCTGTATGACGGTGAACATGTGGCGCTGATTGATCCGCTGGCCATCACCGACTGGACGCCGTTTCGCGATTTGCTCATCAACACCGCCGTGACCAAATATTTGCATGCGGGAAGTGAAGATCTGGAAGTGTTCCTTAATGCGTTTGGCGTACAGCCACAGCCGATGATTGACACGCAGATCCTCGCCGCGTTCTGCGGCCGCCCGCTGTCGTGGGGTTTTGCTGCGATGGTGGA
This genomic interval from Kosakonia sacchari SP1 contains the following:
- the pabB gene encoding aminodeoxychorismate synthase component 1 — encoded protein: MKTLSPAVISLPWRQDAAEHYFAPLSHQPWAMLLHSGHAKHPHNRFDIVVADPLETLTTRGEATTLNGSEISLEDPLHLLQQRLDAYPFRCEPHADLPFQGGALGLFGYDLGRRFEELPAIAEQDISIADMAVGIYDWALVVDHQLQRVTLLSHRDVNTRLAWLQAQREPQRQAFRLTSAWQANMTRREYGEKFRQVQAWLHSGDCYQVNLAQRFAANYCGDEWLAFTQLNRENRAPFSAFLRLEHGAILSLSPERFIRLERDNIETRPIKGTLPRLADPQADAQQAQKLATSAKDQAENLMIVDLMRNDIGRVATPGSVRVPELFVVEPFPAVHHLVSTVTAKLPAGRHASDLLRAAFPGGSITGAPKVRAMEIIDELEPQRRNAWCGSIGYLSFCGNMDTSITIRTLSACAGKIYCSAGGGIVADSQEEAEYQETFDKVNRILRQLER
- the fadD gene encoding long-chain-fatty-acid--CoA ligase FadD — its product is MKKVWLNRYPADVPAEINPDRYQSLVELFEHSTARYADQPAFINMGEVMTFRKLEERSRAFAAYLQQGLGLQKGDRVALMMPNLLQYPVALFGILRAGMIVVNVNPLYTPRELEHQLNDSGAAAIVIVSNFAHTLEKIVDKTQVRHVILTRMGDQLSPAKGTLVNFVVKYVKRLVPKYHLPDAISFRRALQTGYRMQYIKPEVVADDLAFLQYTGGTTGVAKGAMLTHRNMLANLEQVNATYGPLLHRGKELVVTALPLYHIFALTMNCLLFIELGGQNLLITNPRDIPGLVKELGKYPFTAMTGVNTLFNALLNNEDFRKLDFSSLHLSAGGGMPVQQAVAERWVKLTGQYLLEGYGLTECAPLVSVNPHDIDYHSGSIGLPVPSTEAKLVDDDNNEVSPGEPGELCVKGPQVMLGYWQRPDATDEILRDGWLHTGDIAVMDDEGFLRIVDRKKDMILVSGFNVYPNEIEDVVMQHAGVQEVAAVGVPSENSGEAVKIFVVKKDASLSEEALIAFCRRQLTGYKVPKLVEFRNELPKSNVGKILRRELRDEARGKVDNNA
- a CDS encoding RidA family protein, producing the protein MTIKRIDAETRWSDVVIHNQTLYYTGVPENLDADAFEQTANTLAQIDAVLHKQGSDKTQILDATIFLADDGDFAAMNKAWDAWVVAGHAPVRCTVQAKLMNPRYKVEIKIIAAV
- a CDS encoding Slp family lipoprotein, with the translated sequence MAGQKKVVRGLLAGLAIAVLSGCVSVPDAIKGTSPTPQDDLVRVMSAPSLYVGQEARFGGKVVDIQNQQGKTRLEIAAVPLDSGARPILGEPSVGRIFADVNGFLDPVDFRNQLVTVVGPITGTADGKIGNAPYKFMVMQAEGYKRWRLTQQVMLPPQPIDPWYWGPGPHPRAWHGGYGGWGWFPPEPARVETVVTE
- a CDS encoding YoaH family protein, which codes for MFAGLPSLSHEQQQKAVERIQELMSGGMSSGQAIAQVAEELRASHTGERIVARFEDDDDE
- a CDS encoding ATP-dependent DNA helicase; translated protein: MTDDFATDGQLAKAIAGFKPREPQRQMAQAVTQAIENTQPLVVEAGTGTGKTYAYLAPALRAGKKVIISTGSKALQDQLYSRDLPTVAKALEFTGRTALLKGRSNYLCIERLEQQALAGGDLPVQTLSDVILLRSWSNQTTDGDISTCVSVAEDSQAWPLVTSTNDNCLGSDCPMYKDCFVVKARKKAMDADVVVVNHHLFLADMVVKESGFGELIPEAEVMIFDEAHQLPDIASQYFGQSLSSRQLLDLAKDFTIAYRTELKDTAQLQKCADRLAQSTQDFRLQLGEPGYRGNLRELLADAHIQRALLLLDDALELCYDVAKLSLGRSALLDAAFERATTYRARLKRLKEINQPGYSYWYECTSRNFTLALTPLTVADKFTEVMAQKKGSWIFTSATLSVNDDLHHFTARLGIEGAQSLLLPSPFDYERQALLCVPRNLPQTNQPGAARQLAAMLRPMIEANNGRCFMLCTSHAMMRDLAEQFRATMTLPVLLQGETSKGQLLQQFVNAGNALLVATSSFWEGVDVRGDTLSLVIIDKLPFTSPEDPLLKARMEDCRLRGGDPFDEVQLPDAVITLKQGVGRLIRDIDDRGVLVICDNRLVMRPYGAVFLASLPPAPRTRDIRRAVEFLASPPAE
- the sdaA gene encoding L-serine ammonia-lyase yields the protein MISLFDMFKVGIGPSSSHTVGPMKAGKQFVDDLVEKGLLDNVTRVVVDVYGSLSLTGKGHHTDIAIIMGLAGNEPATVDIDAIPGFIRDVENRGRLLLAQGRHEVDFPKDDGMRFHSDNLSLHENGMRITALNGENAIYSKTYYSIGGGFIVDEEHFGKETTSSVNVPYPFNSATQMLEYCKETGLSLSGMVMQNELALHSKKEIEEYFGNVWSTMRACIDRGMNTEGVLPGPLRVPRRASALRRMLVSSDKLSSDPMNVIDWVNMFALAVNEENAAGGRVVTAPTNGACGIVPAVLAYYDHFIESVSPDIYIRYFLAAGAIGALYKMNASISGAEVGCQGEVGVACSMAAAGLAELLGASPEQVCVAAEIGMEHNLGLTCDPVAGQVQVPCIERNAIASVKAINASRMAMRRTSAPRVSLDKVIETMYETGKDMNAKYRETSRGGLAIKVQCD
- a CDS encoding CoA pyrophosphatase; its protein translation is MEQPALTLDDFLSRFQLLRPQLNPAVANTRQAAVLVPVVRREQPGLLLTQRSPLLRKHAGQVAFPGGAVDSTDASLIAAALREAQEEVAIPPEAVEVIGVLPPVDSVTGFQVTPIVGIIPPDLPYHASEDEVAAVFEMPLAEALRLGRYHPLDIHRHGNAHRVWLSWYQHYFVWGMTAGIIRSLALQIGRRP
- the tsaB gene encoding tRNA (adenosine(37)-N6)-threonylcarbamoyltransferase complex dimerization subunit type 1 TsaB, which produces MRILAIDTATEACSVALWNDGTTFAHFELCPREHTQRILPLVRDVLGDAELKLTQLDALAFGRGPGSFTGVRIGIGIAQGLALGAELPMIGVSTLATMAQGAWRKTGATRVLAAIDARMGEVYWAEYQRDENGVWHGEETEAVVKPQAVTERLQHLDGEWAMVGTGWPAWPEMSNNSRATLRDGEILLPAAEDMLPIARQLLAAQKTVAVEHAEPVYLRNEVAWKKLPGRE